The following proteins are encoded in a genomic region of Glycine max cultivar Williams 82 chromosome 18, Glycine_max_v4.0, whole genome shotgun sequence:
- the LOC100813225 gene encoding isoflavone 7-O-methyltransferase-like, with protein sequence MASSINGRNASEIFQGQTLLYKHLYAFIDSMCLKCIVELGIPDIIHNHGQPITLPELVSILQIPPAKVSQVQSLMRYLAHNGFFERVRIHEKEAYALTAASELLVKSSELSLAPMIEFVLDPTLSNSFHQLKKWVYEKDLTLFDISLGSHLWDFLNKNPAHNKSFNEAMASDSQMMNLALRDCNWVFQGLEFIVDVGGGTGTTAKIICEAFPNLKCIVFDRPQVIENLSGSNNLTYVGGDMFKSIPKADVILLKWILHNWIDKDCIKILKNCKEAISNNGKRGKVIIIDVVINEKEDEHKVTELKLVMDITMACVNGKERNEEEWKKLFMEAGFQDYKIFPLTKYLSVIEIYP encoded by the exons ATGGCTTCTTCAATCAATGGCCGTAATGCAAGTGAGATCTTTCAAGGTCAAACTCTCTTGTACAAACACTTGTATGCCTTCATAGACTCTATGTGTCTCAAATGCATTGTTGAGCTTGGAATACCAGACATAATCCACAACCATGGCCAACCCATTACTCTTCCTGAGTTGGTGTCAATTCTACAAATTCCACCAGCTAAAGTTAGTCAAGTGCAAAGTCTCATGCGCTACCTGGCACACAATGGATTCTTTGAAAGAGTAAGAATCCACGAAAAAGAAGCATATGCTCTCACTGCTGCTTCAGAGCTACTTGTCAAAAGCAGTGAGCTTAGTTTAGCTCCAATGATTGAGTTTGTTCTTGACCCAACTTTGTCAAATTCATTCCATCAATTGAAAAAGTGGGTTTATGAGAAAGATCTCACATTATTTGACATCTCCTTAGGATCACATTTGTGGGACTTTCTTAATAAAAACCCTGCACATAACAAGTCATTCAATGAGGCAATGGCTAGTGATTCTCAGATGATGAACTTGGCGTTGAGAGATTGCAATTGGGTCTTTCAAGGACTGGAATTCATTGTGGATGTTGGTGGTGGAACTGGAACCACAGCCAAGATTATATGTGAAGCATTTCctaacttgaaatgcattgtgTTTGACCGTCCACAAGTTATAGAGAACTTGTCAGGAAGCAACAATTTGACATATGTTGGTGGGGACATGTTCAAATCTATTCCTAAGGCTGATGTAATTCTGCTTAAG TGGATTCTACATAATTGGATTGATAAGGATTGCATAAAGATATTGAAGAACTGCAAAGAAGCTATTTCAAATAATGGCAAAAGAGGAAAAGTGATTATCATAGATGTTGTGATAAACGAAAAAGAAGATGAGCACAAAGTTACGGAACTAAAGCTCGTTATGGATATAACCATGGCATGTGTtaatggaaaagagagaaatgaagaagaatggaagaaactCTTCATGGAAGCAGGGTTCCAAGACTACAAAATATTTCCCTTGACCAAATATTTGTCTGTTATTGAGATCTATCCTTAG